The Mycolicibacterium parafortuitum nucleotide sequence ACGATGGGCTGCGCGACGGTTTGGTTCGTGAGCTTCGCTGTGCCGTCGCGGACGATGAAGTCAATGAGTCGTACGGGATCCCGGTGATGTCCGATCCTTCGGGACGGTAGGTGGACGGGCGTGGGGACCTCGGGTGATCGCGTTGAGACAGATTTCCGGCATGTCCACTGCGGCAGGAACCGTGTCGAGGAACACCACGGCCTGCGCTACATCGTCAGGGGTAACGGCGTACATCGCGAAGGGGACATCGGTCAGCATGTCGGTCTCCACGGGTCCCGGTGTGACGATGTTGACGTTGATCCCGTCTCGGTCGACCTCTAGAGCCAGGGCTCTGGCGAAGGCATTCATGCCCGCTTTGGATGCCGAATAGGCCGTCCGTCCGGGCATGGGTTCGTGTGCCGCGGACGACGAGATGAAAATGAATCGTGAACCGGCCTGCATCAGGGGAAGCGCGGCCTGGGTCACGACGAAACAGGAATCGAGATTGGCCGACATCGTCGTCCGCCATTGGTCGAAGGTCTGTTTGCGGGCGTAGGTGCCGTCGAGGACGCCCGCGGCGTGCACCAGCAGGTCGATGCGGGACAAGCTGGAGACCGCGTCGCCGAACGCGGCCGGTGAAGTGACATCCGCGACGATGTGGCGTGCGCCGATCTCGTCGGCGGCTGCGCGCAGCGGAGCCTCCCGGCGGGCAATGAGGACGACGTCGTAACCGCTCGCGGCGAGGTGGCGCCCGCAGGCCTTGCCGATTCCTCCACTGCCGCCGGTGACCACCGCGGTGCGTGTCAGCATCGGTGGATCCGTTCGGCGTTGGTGGCGAATGACTTCTCTCGCGCCTCCGGTGCTAGAAGTGCTCCCTGCTGGGCGCCCGTCGGGCGGACACCGCGGAATGGGGAAGTGGCCATCCAGTCACCTGTCTCGGCGCGATAGTCGGCGACGTCGAACCGGCGCATGGCACCGACGTCGCCCAGGAAGAGTTGCGCCTGCTCGGGATACCAGTCGGATCGTGCCGGATCCCATAGGTGGACATGGGTGTCGACGATGCGTGCGGGCCGGGGTGTGTCGGTCATTGCGGCACCAATTCTGGCAGAGCTGCACCGAATCAGGGCGGAAAATCCGGGTGGCAGCTTTTCGTCAACACGCGCCCTAAGCCGTTGTGGACTGCAACATCAACCATGTCGTCACGGGGCTCACCCCCCGCGGTGCCGCATCGTCGCGTGACGGTTGTCGACGACGATCCGGCCGTCGAAGATCGTCATGGCGAGTTCTCGGACATTGCTGATGTCGCGGGTGGGGTCGGCGGTCAGGACGATCAGGTCGGCGCGTTTACCGGGGGCGGCCACACCGAGATCCGGGCGGCCGCAGTGCCGCGCTGCGGCACTGGTGGCGGCGACGAGCGATTGAACGGGCGACAGCCCGGCCGCAACCATCAGCTCGGCCTCCTCCAGTGTATTGGCGCCGAAAAGCCCTCGGCCGCTGAAGGTGTCGCTTCCCAACGCGATGGTGACGCCAGCATCGGCGACCTTCTTGACGTTGTCCCGACTATCGGGATGAAGAGCGTCGTCGATCCAGAGCGTCGGCGTGTAGGTGATCCCGCGATCGAGCATGAGGTCGATCAAGGCGTGGTCGGTGAGGGGTTCGACGGTGATACCGTGCTCGAGGCCGTCCGCACCGGCCTCCACGGCCTCGCGCGCGGCGACCTGCTGGGTGGTGTGGACGGTCACCCGCAGGCCGCGCTCGTGTCCCGTCTCGATGCCTGCGCGAAGGACGTCCGACGGCAACCGCACGAGGTCGACGGAGGCCGGGAACGCCGGGTTGTGCCAGACGTACGTCGACGAGGTGGTGCATGCGCACGCACCCTCGGACAGCAGTTTGATCGCGTCGACCTTGCGATCGGCTAAGTGGTGCACCACATCACGCATCTGCTGAGCGTTGCCGACTTCGGCGGTGAATCGGCTACGGGCCCAGGGGTTCCCGGCGAAGATGGTTGCGGCGGGATGGCCGTCGCGGCCGGTGATGCCACATCCGGTCGCCACCAGCCGCGGCCCTTGCAACGATCCCGCGGCGATCTTCGCGCGGGTGTTCAGTATCCCGTCGGTCGGGTCACCCACCGACTTGATCGTCGTCACCCCGTGCTGGAGGAAGAGCGCGAGCTTGCGGGGGAGTTCGGTCTCCTCGAATGCCCTCATGGACTCCTCGTCTGACACCGCGCCGACATCGTAGAAGTGCAGATGCGTGTCGATCAGACCCGGGAGGACCCAGCCTTCGGAGGCGTCGACCTCCGTTCTGCCCCGCAGTGGTTGACGTGACACCGCAGCGATCTGACTGCCGTTGATCGCGATGTCGTACAGGCCGGGGAGCGGTCGGTGCCCGTCGAAAACGTGCCCGCGGCGAACGACGAGATCGTGCTGCGCCGAATCGTGATCCTCGGCCGTTCGCGTGACCGCATCGCCCATCGGTTACTCCTCAAGCTCCAGAGCGCCGCGGCGACGCTCGAGAACTAGGTTACTTTTAGTAATCTAATAAGGGAAGCCGAACGACGGTCTTACCATGAGGAATGACCGAATCCCGGCCGCCGCTGCGGGCGTGCTCCTACACCGAGGAGGTCTTCGGCCTACTCGGCAAACGCTGGACGGGACTCCTTGTCGACCTGCTTCTTCAGCGTCCGGCGCGGTTCAACGAACTGCACGCGGCACTGCCGGCGTTGTCCAAGCGCGTCCTGAGTGAGCGCCTATCTGAATTGCAGGCCATTGGCGTGGTCGAGCGCGACGTCGACCCCGGCCCGCCGGTCACCGCGACGTATCGGCTCTCCGAACGTGGACGGGCGCTTGGACCGGCCATGGACGCCCTACGTGCATGGGCCGGTGCACCAGTCGACGAGCACGGTCGTCCGGCACCTCCCTGATCACTATGTCGCTGACGCATTTTGGACAGCTCAACCCAACGCGGCGGGCGAGGGCCACCACTCAAAGCATTCCTGATCCATCCAAGGAAACTGCCGTATCTTACTGGTAACACTGCATATTCGATTTCTGCATATTCCCCGATGTGTAGAACCGGCATAACAGTCTCCGTACGCCTCGTGGTTCTTTCACCCGGCTCCACTGACGGCTGATTAAGGGTGAGCTGTGCGATGGCGACAGCACCGCGCGGGCTCACGTCCAGAAGACGCATTCCACGCGCGGTATTAACCGGCACAACCGCTCCTCGTTGCGCTGACCACCGTCCGAAAGCGCCGAAACGTAGTCATCTGACGGATGCCTGGTCGGCTGACGATGGCCCAGAGTCATCGTGTGGAGCTGAACTGAATCAGCTCCTTTCCATCGTGAATCCCACCGGGGATGTGCCTTTCGAGGAGACAAGATGTCTGACTTGGTTGATGTGATGCTTGATGCGCACGG carries:
- a CDS encoding winged helix-turn-helix transcriptional regulator, with protein sequence MTESRPPLRACSYTEEVFGLLGKRWTGLLVDLLLQRPARFNELHAALPALSKRVLSERLSELQAIGVVERDVDPGPPVTATYRLSERGRALGPAMDALRAWAGAPVDEHGRPAPP
- a CDS encoding SDR family NAD(P)-dependent oxidoreductase produces the protein MLTRTAVVTGGSGGIGKACGRHLAASGYDVVLIARREAPLRAAADEIGARHIVADVTSPAAFGDAVSSLSRIDLLVHAAGVLDGTYARKQTFDQWRTTMSANLDSCFVVTQAALPLMQAGSRFIFISSSAAHEPMPGRTAYSASKAGMNAFARALALEVDRDGINVNIVTPGPVETDMLTDVPFAMYAVTPDDVAQAVVFLDTVPAAVDMPEICLNAITRGPHARPPTVPKDRTSPGSRTTH
- a CDS encoding amidohydrolase family protein, whose product is MGDAVTRTAEDHDSAQHDLVVRRGHVFDGHRPLPGLYDIAINGSQIAAVSRQPLRGRTEVDASEGWVLPGLIDTHLHFYDVGAVSDEESMRAFEETELPRKLALFLQHGVTTIKSVGDPTDGILNTRAKIAAGSLQGPRLVATGCGITGRDGHPAATIFAGNPWARSRFTAEVGNAQQMRDVVHHLADRKVDAIKLLSEGACACTTSSTYVWHNPAFPASVDLVRLPSDVLRAGIETGHERGLRVTVHTTQQVAAREAVEAGADGLEHGITVEPLTDHALIDLMLDRGITYTPTLWIDDALHPDSRDNVKKVADAGVTIALGSDTFSGRGLFGANTLEEAELMVAAGLSPVQSLVAATSAAARHCGRPDLGVAAPGKRADLIVLTADPTRDISNVRELAMTIFDGRIVVDNRHATMRHRGG